From the Palaemon carinicauda isolate YSFRI2023 chromosome 42, ASM3689809v2, whole genome shotgun sequence genome, one window contains:
- the LOC137633344 gene encoding uncharacterized protein produces MVTNLFICALFVVASAMPQEYGLSRPPGGRHPPAPSRPFGSSRPPGGRHPPAPPRPISRPPPGSAPGGISGSQPPPPQIPSFGPPPGSAPGGISGSQPPPPQRPSFGFQSPPPGSAPGGISGSQPPPPQIPSFGPPPGSAPGGISGSQPPPPQRPSLDSSHLHLVVLLEEFQEAGHLHLKGPPLVLHLVVPLLEFQEASHLHLHVPPLVLHLVVPQEEFQEASHLHLKGPPLVLHLVVPLLEFLEYLLFQFWSTSEKDQTLMDPTDSTLKPAMASDVKSKAYLFPKLVPSHSRVIGHSLSLMALQLSLDSLLMRMATE; encoded by the exons AATTTATTCATATGTGCTCTGTTTGTTGTGGCATCCGCCATGCCCCAAGAGTACGGTTTATCACGACCGCCGGGGGGTAGGCACCCCCCAGCTCCCTCAAGGCCTTTCGGGTCTTCTCGACCTCCAGGGGGTAGACATCCTCCAGCCCCACCAAGACCTATATCTAGACCTCCACCTGGTAGTGCCCCGGGAGGAATTTCAGGAAGTCAGCCACCTCCACCTCAAATACCCTCCTTTGGTCCTCCACCTGGTAGTGCCCCAGGAGGAATTTCAGGAAGCCAGCCACCTCCACCTCAAAGGCCCTCCTTTGGATTCCAGTCACCTCCACCTGGTAGTGCCCCTGGAGGAATTTCAGGAAGTCAGCCACCTCCACCTCAAATACCCTCCTTTGGTCCTCCACCTGGTAGTGCCCCTGGAGGAATTTCAGGAAGCCAGCCACCTCCACCTCAAAGGCCCTCATTGGATTCCAGTCACCTCCACCTGGTAGTGCTCCTGGAGGAATTTCAGGAAGCCGGCCACCTCCACCTCAAAGGCCCTCCTTTGGTCCTCCACCTGGTAGTGCCCCTGCTGGAATTTCAGGAAGCCAGCCACCTCCACCTCCACGTCCCTCCTTTGGTCCTCCACCTGGTAGTGCCCCAGGAGGAATTTCAGGAAGCCAGCCACCTCCACCTCAAAGGCCCTCCTTTGGTCCTCCACCTGGTAGTGCCCCTGCTGGAATTTCTGGAGTACCTGTTATTCCAATTTTGGTCGACGAGCGAGAAGGACCAAACGCTGATGGATCCTACAGATTCAACTTTGAAACCGGCAATGGCATCCGACGTCAAGAGCAAGGCATACCTCTTCCCGAAACTGGTGCCATCGCACAGCAGGGTGATTGGTC ATTCACTTTCCCTGATGGCACTCCAGCTTTCTTTAGATTCATTGCTGATGAGAATGGCTACAGAGTAG